Proteins encoded in a region of the Plodia interpunctella isolate USDA-ARS_2022_Savannah chromosome 27, ilPloInte3.2, whole genome shotgun sequence genome:
- the LOC128681533 gene encoding translation machinery-associated protein 7 homolog → MSGREGGKKKPLKAPKKENKELDDDDLAHKQKLKEQQKALQEAKAKASQKGPLTQGGIKKSGKK, encoded by the exons ATGTCAGGCCGAGAGGGAGGTAAGAAGAAACCCTTAAAAGCAcccaaaaaagaaaacaaagagTTGGACGACGATGACCTGGCACACAAGCAGAAGCTCAAGGAACAACAGAAGGCTTTGCAG GAAGCGAAAGCCAAAGCGTCCCAAAAGGGCCCTCTAACTCAAGGTGGCATCAAGAAATCTGGGAAAAAGTGA
- the LOC128681532 gene encoding uncharacterized protein LOC128681532, translated as MENSMQDITSIDSHDKMVNMIVTFSNNNNCTNAASSKETTLNIHENKNPYFDFDKVPNVDMSGFQEFDQVLSKYREEKVFDYNTQLQRTIETNSAEFLEISIAENVNKTRTFHDMYREYLKNCIGYDESHFETIKTELPDIISLSEDNLQALDDQCVDLDDISLASNNIFTFENSEFTNIEIEIDDNKVADSSEVLRNINSDANDFQDQLTNNEYRCTEEPNKNDEVDIDNNSDCSYHSSDFEVITEEEAKMDGLILNFRNDNKEHICNTNDANFIEMYLPHAHDEVYRDHKIPEGEDFYNLFRGLNAPANVPDIFLENKSVMPTQCMSVEKEALGFDLRILNKDTVVIDEGHQEEAKETARKILEAYGNNNRRRSRKFL; from the exons atggaAAATTCAATGCAGGATATTACTAGTATCGATTCTCACGATAAAATGGTCAATATGATCGTAacatttagtaataataataattgtaccaACGCAGCTAGCTCTAAGGAAACCACATTAAACATACATGAAAATAAGAACccatattttgattttgataaagtaCCTAATGTTGATATGTCTGGTTTTCAAGAATTTGATCAAGTATTAAGCAAGTACagagaagaaaaagtttttgattataataCACAATTACAAAGGACAATTGAAACAAACAGTGCTGAATTCCTTGAAATAAGTATTGCtgaaaatgttaacaaaacTAGGACTTTTCATGACATGTATCGAGAGtacttaaaaaattgtattggatATGATGAAAGCCACTTCGAAACTATTAAAACAGAATTACCAGATATTATTTCTCTCAGTGAAGATAATTTACAAGCACTAGATGATCAATGTGTAGACTTAGACGATATATCACTTGcttcaaacaatatttttacgtttGAAAACTcagaatttacaaatatagaaatagaGATCGATGATAATAAAGTGGCTGATAGTTCTGAAGTATTACGTAATATAAACTCGGATGCTAATGATTTTCAAGATCAATTAACTAACAATGAGTACAGATGTACCGAGgaaccaaataaaaatgatgaagTAGATATAGACAATAATTCTGATTGTAGTTACCATTCTTCTGATTTCGAAGTTATCACTGAAGAAGAAGCGAAAATGGATGGTCTGATCTTGAATTTTAGAAATGACAATAAAGAACATATTTGTAATACGAATGAcgcaaattttattgaaatgtaccTCCCTCATGCTCACGATGAAGTATACAGAGATCACAAAATACCAGAAGGGGAggatttttacaatttgtttcGTGGCCTTAACGCTCCAGCCAATGTGCCTGATATCTTCTTAGAAAATAAGTCTGTAATGCCCACACAATGTATGAGCGTGGAGAAGGAAGCGTTAGGATTCGATTtgagaattttgaataaagataCCGTTGTGATTGATGAAGGAC ATCAAGAAGAAGCGAAAGAAACTGCCAGGAAGATCTTGGAGGCCTACGGCAATAACAACAGGCGACGCAGTCGTAAATTTTTGTAG
- the Jasper gene encoding PC4 and SFRS1-interacting protein yields MGKKVREYKSGDFIFAKVKGYPAWPARVQKLNGKRYFVYFYGTGETANLPPNMIFDYAENKDKFLTKTVKRRDFNDGVKQIEHDFANNVPLEDVIGVPVEAPADGTADETLNDTANDTADDTMDTTAADDAAEENTTNTTAQNETAVEDSDDTGALVIDEGNKKGKKAKLDPKPKDTPKAKEPKTPRGKAKKEEEAREEEEEKGKKEEELVSRSGRKIRPKRYIDEQTEENSTLPSPAPKKRRGASPTAEKENVKEKSIEKTAKHYNTVSQSELEDLKEPYKPDDAEKENILITYLPTGQYIGIKLFQSRPTSFKSENARLQWDKQAASNAVTLKLQLERSQIKPESVLAQLVMDLNLTDEEKTTLDKERETEEKKSRVQFLKTEMKLIELDAKIKTCLCLEKADTELCLKLLDELMELEVKPLMLLKHPTCVETVKRMRAYVGNTPSWDLSESAALQFSKQALRIRKLADTLYKNMKELFTTPDGLSFWEYFSERVSQFKKVTAKLTADELLEMVHEPLEMSVPTSHNMKSAIETANEEEKDKTEEKEKEKEDDNNQKKKTPVKPKKQVNNTPSKATKRQSSRNKQEEKEKEVEKEKEKEDEQTETPMETDAVNSEEATSDKEAESNATKNNEEQTKEKEIEKEPEHNDKDKGSDTNVKVSENSEPIEKANDIVKDIEADSDDKNKDLAKDKEGNKEKETKNKNGKEKETKSKDGKEIKEKDAKDNKEKGKDADKESKEDNKEEKEKEKEIGEPRAKRSRESKKTEAPPPRSPAKRKSKF; encoded by the exons ATGGGCAAAAAAGTGAGAGAATACAAGTCTGGCGACTTCATTTTTGCCAAAGTTAAAGGATATCCAGCATGGCCAGCCAGG GTACAAAAGTTGAATGGAAAGAGGTACTTTGTGTATTTCTATGGGACAGGGGAAAC cgCAAACCTGCCTCCGAACATGATCTTTGACTATGCAGAAAACAAAGACAAGTTTCTGACCAAAACGGTTAAGAGACGGGACTTCAATGATGGCGTGAAGCAGATTGAGCATGACTTTGCCAATAATGTGCCGTTGGAAGACGTGATTGGTGTGCCTGTAGAG GCTCCGGCGGACGGGACAGCGGACGAGACACTCAACGACACAGCGAATGACACCGCCGATGACACCATGGACACCACAGCCGCCGATGATGCAGCTGAGGAG AATACCACAAACACGACAGCACAGAATGAGACCGCTGTTGAAGACTCAGACGATACTGGCGCTTTAGTAATTGATGAAGGCAATAAG AAAGGCAAAAAAGCAAAACTTGACCCAAAGCCAAAAGACACTCCTAAAGCGAAGGAGCCCAAGACTCCTCGTGGCAAAGCCAAGAAGGAGGAAGAGGCTAGAGAAGAAGAGGAAGAGAAAGGGAAGAAAGAAGAAGAGCTTGTCAGCAGGAGCGGAAGGAAAATACGTCCGAAGAG GTACATAGACGAACAGACAGAAGAAAACTCGACGCTGCCGTCGCCGGCGCCGAAGAAGCGTCGCGGCGCTTCTCCCACAGCGGAGAAGGAGAATGTCAAAGAGAAGTCCATTGAGAAGACtgcaaaacattataatactgTATCACAG tCTGAATTAGAAGACTTGAAGGAGCCATATAAACCGG ATGACGCGGAAAAGGAGAACATACTAATTACATACCTGCCCACCGGACAGTACATTGGGATAAAACTGTTCCAATCAAGGCCAACCAGTTTTAAGAGCGAAAACGCGAGGTTACAATGGGATAAGCAAGCTGCTTCCAACGCTGTCACCTTGAAATTACAActag aacgTAGTCAAATAAAACCGGAATCGGTTCTAGCACAGCTGGTCATGGACCTCAACCTCACTGATGAGGAGAAGACCACCTTGGACAAGGAGAGGGAAACTG AAGAGAAGAAGTCGCGGGTACAATTCCTGAAGACGGAGATGAAATTGATAGAACTAGACGCTAAGATTAAAACATGCCTGTGTCTGGAGAAGGCTGATACTGAGTTGTGTCTCAAGTTGCTGGACGAGTTGATGG aactAGAAGTGAAGCCCTTGATGCTGCTAAAACACCCGACTTGCGTGGAGACAGTCAAGCGTATGAGGGCATATGTTGGCAACACTCCCTCTTGGGACTTGAGCGAAAGTGCCGCATTACAGTTCAGCAAACAAGCTCTACGTATCAGGAAATTGGCTGACACGCTGTACAAGAATATGAAG GAGCTGTTCACAACACCAGACGGTCTATCGTTCTGGGAATATTTCTCGGAGCGAGTGTCGCAGTTTAAGAAAGTGACCGCTAAACTCACGGCCGACGAGTTGCTGGAGATGGTGCACGAGCCTTTGG AAATGTCAGTACCGACATCACACAACATGAAGAGTGCGATCGAGACGGCCAACGAGGAAGAGAAAGACAAAACAGAGGAGAAGGAGAAAGAGAAGGAGGATGACAACAATCAGAAGAAAAAGACACCTG TGAAACCAAAGAAACAAGTGAACAATACGCCGTCGAAGGCGACCAAGCGGCAAAGCTCGAGGAACAAACAGGAGGAGAAAGAAAAGGAGGTAGAGAaggagaaagagaaagaagacGAACAGACAGAAACACCAATGGAGACTGACGCCGTGAACAGCGAAGAGGCTACTAGTGACAAAG AAGCAGAGAGTAATGCAACTAAGAACAATGAAGAACAAAcgaaagagaaagaaatagaaaaggaaCCAGAACACAATGACAAAGACAAGGGCAGCGATACCAATGTGAAAGTGAGCGAAAACAGCGAACCAATAGAAAAAGCTAATGACATTGTAAAAGACATAGAAGCTGATAgcgatgacaaaaataaagatttagcAAAAGATAAAGAAGGGAACAAAGaaaaagagacaaaaaataagaacGGGAAAGAGAAAGAAACGAAAAGTAAAGAcggtaaagaaataaaagaaaaagacgCGAAAGATAATAAGGAAAAAGGTAAAGATGCAGATAAGGAAAGTAAAGAAGACAATAAAGAGGAGAAGGAGAAAGAGAAGGAAATCGGAGAGCCCAGAGCGAAGCGATCGAGAGAG AGCAAGAAGACTGAAGCGCCGCCGCCGCGGTCACCCGCGAAGAGAAAGTCCAAATTCTAA
- the LOC128681471 gene encoding uncharacterized protein LOC128681471, which translates to MDGFMNGSELFSQDIFSKFDENYKVENATKLNSNVMSQNEDGIEASAAKTHENTQNAPKIVPRFGKKKKMEAKKPQVLKPKKFVPPTKLTENQAKSNVVIEKSQKIAQKITNNSLNSKTIKQTDINKSNQEADLTYCSRNNQHLSQTSQNKLCADINNLYQDLIQDNTQIEPIHDYFLQPTPKIVENCDEIMNPINYNDFQIGNIDQYLPKFDADTQLIKLKRNKKFKTDIGDIIFGSLNVLNDEEINQDLSDRSSLNLSQSQNESFCSVKSLKKTYKDLDMKSFEVSSKANLAKGNTEVMAHKIREGDDFFNLFRNNTIKNIGQPVAMSIETDDMGFKVKYAEYMKKNMIEKEEFGGAKDVYFRILQMYPEENKNLFKKMM; encoded by the exons ATGGATGGTTTTATGAACGGTTCTGAATTATTTAGCCAAGATATTTTTAGCAAATTCGacgaaaattataaagtaGAGAATGCTACAAAATTGAATAGTAACGTTATGAGTCAAAATGAAGACGGTATAGAAGCATCAG CTGCGAAAACTCATGAAAATACTCAAAATGCTCCCAAAATAGTGCCTAGGTttggtaaaaagaaaaaaatggagGCGAAGAAACCTCAAgttttaaaacctaaaaagtTTGTTCCCCCTACGAAACTAACAGAAAACCAAGCAAAAAGCAATGTAGTCATAGAAAAATCTCAAAAGATTGCACAGAAAATTACTAACAATTCACTAAAttctaaaactataaaacaaacagacataaataaatctaaccaAGAAGCAGATCTAACATATTGTTCAAGAAATAACCAACATTTGTCACAAACatctcaaaataaattatgcgcagatataaataatttatatcaggATTTGATACAAGATAACACTCAAATCGAGCCTATACATGATTATTTCTTGCAACCAACACCTAAAATAGTCGAAAATTGCGATGAAATTATGAATCCGATAAATTACAATGATTTTCAAATTGGCAATATCGACCAATACTTACCAAAATTTGATGCGGATACTcaattgattaaattaaagaGAAATAAGAAATTCAAAACTGATATTGGAGATATTATATTCGGGTCATTGAACGTGCTCAATGACGAAGAAATCAACCAAGATTTATCTGATAGATCGTCTTTAAATTTGTCCCAAAGTCAAAATGAGTCGTTTTGTTCTGtcaaatcattaaaaaagaCTTATAAAGATTTGGACATGAAGAGTTTCGAAGTTAGCTCAAAAGCTAATCTTGCTAAAGGAAATACTGAAGTGATGGCTCACAAAATACGTGAGGGAGATGactttttcaatttgtttcgTAATAACACTATTAAGAATATAGGACAACCGGTGGCTATGTCAATTGAAACAGATGATATGggttttaaagttaaatatgcTGAgtatatgaagaagaatatgaTAGAGAAAGAGGAATTTGGCGGTGCAAAAGATGtctattttagaattttgcAAATGTATCcggaagaaaataaaaatttgtttaaaaaaatgatgtag